The Drosophila biarmipes strain raj3 chromosome 2L, RU_DBia_V1.1, whole genome shotgun sequence genome has a window encoding:
- the LOC108033355 gene encoding uncharacterized protein LOC108033355 has protein sequence MALLASLFLLVTLANSARAITCYECDSVNNPGCGEQFSGDDISTTDCDMVANTQTLGAEPTCLTKYHEGMPGDTRFVRRSCYFGDSSPISINCDDGPDPVVPSMNFLGCTLCSTDLCNTAPGTSAIPMAKVLTALGLLILLSN, from the exons ATGGCGCTGCTTGCCTCGCTCTTTCTTCTCGTCACGCTGGCCAACTCAG CTCGGGCCATTACCTGCTACGAATGTGATTCCGTCAATAATCCAGGGTGTGGGGAGCAGTTTTCTGGCGATGACATATCCACGACGGATTGCGATATGGTGGCGAACACGCAAACCCTGGGAGCGGAGCCCACTTGCCTTACAAAGTACCACGAAGGAA TGCCCGGAGACACCCGCTTTGTGAGGCGCTCCTGCTACTTTGGCGACTCCTCCCCGATAAGCATTAATTGCGATGACGGACCAGATCCTGTTGTGCCGTCAATGAATTTCCTGGGATGTACACTCTGCAGCACGGATCTGTGCAATACAGCACCAGGAACAAGCGCAATACCAATGGCAAAAGTCCTTACAGCACTTGGTCTGCTTATCCTACTTTCGAACTAA